A single window of Liolophura sinensis isolate JHLJ2023 chromosome 6, CUHK_Ljap_v2, whole genome shotgun sequence DNA harbors:
- the LOC135466381 gene encoding uncharacterized protein LOC135466381 — translation MGLFLSKLMDVFSQFSHDHARILMLGLDAAGKTTILYKIKLNENVHTIPTIGFNVETVSPCKGISFTVWDVGGQDKIRPLWAHYLQNTEGLLYVVDSADRERLEEARYELSTILESDEMRDVPVVVIANKQDLPGAMRTSEIADGLHLTKMRNRKWYIHGACAVNGDGIYESLSEMASLVKEFKKSHRGH, via the exons ATGGGTCTGTTTCTCTCCAAGCTAATGGATGTATTCTCACAGTTTTCTCATGATCACGCCAGGATTTTAATGCTGGGCCTTGATGCTGCAG GTAAGACGACGATACTATACAAAATCAAGCTGAACGAGAACGTGCACACGATCCCAACTATAGGGTTTAACGTGGAGACGGTAAGCCCGTGTAAGGGCATCTCTTTCACAGTATGGGACGTTGGCGGTCAGGACAAAATCAGGCCTCTCTGGGCACACTACCTCCAGAATACTGAAG GGTTGTTGTATGTAGTAGACAGTGCTGACAGAGAACGTTTGGAAGAGGCCAGATACGAATTATCCACAATCCTGGAGAGTGACGAGATGAGAGACGTACCTGTCGTGGTCATCGCTAACAAACAAGATCTGCCAG GGGCTATGAGAACTTCAGAAATTGCCGATGGACTTCATCTCACGAAGATGCGGAATCGCAAGTGGTACATCCATGGAGCATGCGCAGTGAATGGTGACGGAATCTACGAATCATTGAGCGAAATGGCCAGTCTtgtaaaagaatttaaaaagtCTCATAGAGGGCACTGA